A single Lactuca sativa cultivar Salinas chromosome 8, Lsat_Salinas_v11, whole genome shotgun sequence DNA region contains:
- the LOC111919765 gene encoding glycerol-3-phosphate acyltransferase 5: MESVISELEGTLLKNHDPFSYFMLVAFEASGLIRFASLLLFWPIIKLLDACGKPDFGLKLAIFLATAGVPMSEIESVARAVLPKFYFDDLDLDAWRILNMCDRRVVVTKMPRVMVERFVKEHLRADEVIGTELVVSRFGFATGLVQDCGFGSSVYDRVSAMFEGQQPSLGIGKCHSGSSFLNLSKEQVSAPYIIKDYQKHRTHQELRPVPVIFHDGRLVKRPTPSTALLILLWIPLGVILAIIRIMVGVVLPMWAIPYVACIFGSKVIVKGVPPPPPSASNGGVLFVCTHRSLMDPVVLSTVLQRSIPAVTYSISRLSEILSPIPTVRLTRVRHVDADRIKKELSRGDLVVCPEGTTCREPFLLRFSALFAELTDRIVPVAMNYRVGFFHATTAKGWKGLDPIFFFMNPRPVYEVTFLNQLPAEATCSSGKSPHDVANYVQRILAATLGFECTNFTRKDKYRVLAGNDGTVSYTTVLGRVQKMGKTVRKVVGTVKPFIFN; encoded by the exons ATGGAGTCTGTGATCTCAGAGCTAGAAGGAACCCTTTTGAAGAACCATGATCCTTTCTCTTACTTCATGCTAGTAGCTTTCGAAGCCTCTGGCTTAATCCGGTTTGCATCCTTGTTACTATTTTGGCCGATCATCAAGTTACTAGATGCATGCGGGAAGCCTGACTTTGGCCTGAAGTTGGCCATCTTTCTTGCCACCGCCGGAGTTCCCATGTCTGAAATTGAATCGGTGGCGAGGGCAGTTCTACCCAAGTTTTACTTCGATGATCTTGATTTGGATGCTTGGAGGATTCTTAACATGTGTGATCGAAGGGTGGTAGTGACCAAAATGCCTAGGGTGATGGTTGAGCGGTTCGTGAAGGAGCATTTACGTGCTGATGAGGTTATCGGGACTGAGCTTGTGGTGAGCCGGTTTGGGTTCGCCACCGGTTTAGTTCAGGATTGTGGGTTCGGTTCATCTGTTTATGATCGTGTTTCAGCCATGTTTGAAGGTCAGCAACCAAGCTTAGGGATCGGAAAATGTCATTCTGGTTCTTCATTCTTGAACCTATCCAAG GAACAAGTAAGTGCACCATATATAATCAAAGACTACCAGAAGCACAGAACCCACCAAGAACTCCGCCCGGTGCCGGTGATCTTTCACGATGGCCGCCTGGTTAAAAGGCCGACGCCTTCCACCGCCCTGCTCATCCTCCTCTGGATTCCACTAGGTGTCATCCTCGCAATCATTCGTATCATGGTCGGCGTTGTGTTGCCAATGTGGGCTATTCCTTATGTGGCATGCATCTTCGGTTCCAAAGTCATAGTGAAAGGAGTCCCTCCACCACCACCGTCTGCTTCCAACGGCGGTGTTCTCTTTGTTTGCACCCATCGGAGTTTAATGGATCCTGTGGTTTTATCCACCGTCCTCCAACGGAGTATCCCCGCCGTCACCTACTCCATATCAAGATTATCCGAGATCCTATCGCCCATCCCCACCGTCCGTTTGACCCGGGTCCGCCACGTCGATGCCGATAGAATAAAAAAGGAACTATCCAGAGGTGATCTGGTAGTTTGCCCAGAAGGTACAACTTGCAGAGAGCCCTTTTTGCTCCGGTTCAGTGCACTTTTCGCCGAACTAACAGACCGGATAGTTCCGGTGGCCATGAACTACCGGGTGGGGTTTTTCCATGCAACGACGGCAAAGGGTTGGAAAGGGTTAGACCCGATATTCTTTTTCATGAACCCTAGGCCGGTTTATGAGGTTACATTCTTGAACCAGTTGCCGGCGGAGGCTACTTGCTCGTCGGGAAAAAGCCCACACGACGTCGCAAATTACGTTCAAAGAATCTTGGCGGCGACGCTAGGGTTTGAGTGCACAAACTTTACAAGGAAAGACAAGTACAGAGTTCTTGCTGGAAATGATGGAACAGTGTCGTACACGACGGTGTTGGGTCGGGTCCAGAAGATGGGAAAAACCGTGAGGAAGGTGGTGGGTACAGTTAAACCGTTTATTTTTAATTAG